From Sardina pilchardus chromosome 9, fSarPil1.1, whole genome shotgun sequence, a single genomic window includes:
- the prdm2b gene encoding PR domain zinc finger protein 2 isoform X1 has protein sequence MRELEQGLNEEESPSLSSGMVKETPLGAMATVHPSQHPPAGVDDSEHPPSETPPPSEEHPPQQEERAKEEEPEEEEEEPEEEPEEEEEEQPAAPLQSPERPVEGSTSPDPQGPCTAGRETPESPAGVPSEGVASARSAEQELAPDAEAEPEGDLEDLDLQGGDLQGESHPCQHCERRFSTKQGLERHTHIHSMSSSGHTEALLSFCCRYCGKSFGSQVGRRRHERRHENTGRKRPGSLAGTATLLGNSSGSSSHGGNHLVAMTTTQNGAHDGHRREPLLSTAGGGVGESERPVVVEENGEAKELHACKYCSKAFGTHTNMRRHQRRIHERHLLAKGVRRKGLLLPDATHATQPGVAKQQQQEGGSLSNSSPPPVYVASMDSEDEAERDDGMADISSNISENLSLYIDGKIVSTVTGGGGGCEVIEVNAGSSAAAALFGLDAVIISPEQISQALSKQAARTHTHTHAHAHAHMHTHTVGKRRTSTPPMLPCVKVESDSAASSSSSSSSSSSLLVAGAAFPPAFPDSLAFQKERSVYLSPKLKQLLQTQTQDGLKAPDSPHTHTHTHTHTHRSAPPLSVSPLSAASGRFKRRTSSPPTSPQQHTLSSAAPSSPANEPTGTSHTHTHTHTHTAESVPSFVLKVPKLEGQSRSAAWGVCVREDADGTHTHAHTHAQRDWPSGRGGGSSCNQQPLDLSSTVCRRSNSAGGVAKPAAGGSGAGGEAVLDLSVSRKSSATVAAETDARGNNPASSSHTHTHGAPAGRKKKPNGSMLQQVLMSEYATLPPGGADELHDNDNDNDVTSSPLSTVPDADADVTSSPASPGSASERLPGDHSSPPSLTPVTLNPSTPGSPRLASPTPPPPLLPSAPSPPPHPSSCSSSSYPVLSPQPCELTPDPHTHPADTHTHTHTHSSGVDTHARSDSPPRHDPVPPAFDDDDDDDAEPSDAEPSDAEPSDAEPSDAAPHDSGLSSSSLGHSDSPSPRSHSGSVEEPAPQNPEPEPRSPCKPLPAGSPARAAPKHTHTHTRAVTHLALKEEPDGDDAPGEVAVAMREEEADGDVDGDAFAKSFVCNVCEQPFRSMAELSRHIVAHAPDWPLKCEFCVQLFGAAEALREHRSALHGVGRIYVCSVCRKEFAFSCNLLQHQRDLHPDTHCTHTVLQSGKLRPHNYTDPAHAAAVALDPVIIATETTPEPLPPDTAKRHAEPKKEEEEEEEAHQQLTEEGEEEEEEEEGEEEGVREDSTEELYTTIKIMASEAGKPRGPDVRLGLNQHYPSFKPPPFPYHSRSPAGSASAAASSVASATNFTTHNIPQTFSTAIRCTKCGQSFSNMPELHQHILLCASASDKRRYTPKKNPIPLRQTVRPLPSNNNNNNGLALNATAAAAATATAAFRRMGQPKRLSFGPDPAPGASRMSALSRKRQQLLQKAISQKHRAASSSSSSSSSSSSSSANKRAAAQPIKEEEEEQAGLALSAAEVHVCPHCSREFTYPASLSKHISVSCPMRPAPKRGRKSSSASAAATSSSSSAAGAEPLGPPDKSMSLRRRPLDEARQEAEPRPLGKTRARSSELAETDANLPPRGKAGTTATAATAATTRGKRPATQPLAAAVAPGNKKGRKSLQATPPNQGPAPPVPAVDAAERPAAKGPKAGKEGKEGKREERALRPRERVGGPVTRSLQATAPPGDAKTDEPPSQSDTREPQEAAAKLSR, from the exons ATGCGTGAGTTGGaacaag ggctCAATGAGGAGGAGAGTCCCTCCTTGTCTTCGGGGATGGTGAAGGAGACTCCTCTGGGCGCCATGGCGACCGTACACCCATCCCAGCATCCCCCCGCCGGAGTAGACGACTCCGAGCACCCCCCCTCCGAAACCCCGCCCCCCTCAGAGGAGCACCCGCcgcagcaggaggagagagcgaaagaggaggagccagaggaggaagaggaggagccagaggaggagccagaggaggaggaagaggagcagccgGCCGCCCCCCTGCAGAGCCCAGAGCGGCCTGTAGAGGGCAGCACCTCTCCTGACCCGCAGGGCCCCTGCACAGCTGGCAGGGAAACCCCAGAGAGCCCCGCGGGGGTCCCGTCTGAGGGCGTGGCTTCTGCCCGGAGCGCGGAGCAGGAGCTGGCGCCCGACGCGGAGGCCGAGCCGGAGGGTGACCTTGAGGACCTTGACCTTCAGGGCGGCGACCTCCAGGGCGAGTCCCACCCGTGCCAGCACTGCGAGCGCCGGTTCTCCACCAAGCAGGGCCtggagcgccacacacacatccacagcatGTCCTCCTCCGGCCACACGGAGGCGCTGTTGTCCTTCTGCTGCCGCTACTGCGGCAAGAGCTTCGGGTCGCAGGTGGGCCGCCGCCGCCACGAGCGTCGCCACGAGAACACCGGCCGCAAACGCCCCGGCTCGCTCGCCGGCACGGCAACGCTGCTCGGCAACAGCAGCGGCTCCTCCTCCCACGGCGGCAACCACCTCGTCGCCATGACGACCACGCAGAACGGCGCACACGACGGCCACCGGAGGGAGCCGCTGCTGTCCACGGCGGGCGGCGGAGTCGGCGAATCGGAGCGTCCGGTTGTGGTGGAGGAGAACGGCGAGGCCAAGGAGCTGCACGCGTGCAAGTACTGCAGCAAGGCGTTCGGCACGCACACCAACATGCGCCGCCACCAGCGCAGGATCCACGAGCGCCACCTGCTGGCCAAAGGGGTGCGGCGGAAAGGCCTGCTGCTGCCCGACGCCACGCACGCCACGCAGCCCGGGGTTGCtaagcaacagcagcaggaggggGGGTCGCTAAGCAACAGCAGCCCCCCGCCCGTCTACGTGGCCAGCATGGACTCGGAGGACGAGGCGGAGAGGGACGACGGCATGGCGGACATCTCCAGCAACATCTCCGAGAACCTCAGCCTCTACATCGACGGCAAGATCGTCTCCACGGTGACggggggcggcggcggctgcgAGGTCATCGAGGTCAACGCGGGCTCCAGCGCGGCCGCCGCGCTCTTCGGCCTGGACGCCGTCATCATCAGCCCCGAGCAGATCAGCCAGGCGCTCAGCAAGCaggccgcacgcacacacacacacacacacgcacacgcgcacgcgcacatgcacacacacacggtgggcAAGCGCAGGACCTCTACGCCGCCGATGCTGCCGTGTGTGAAGGTGGAGTCGGACAGCgccgcctcttcctcctcttcctcctcctcgtcttcctcgctGCTGGTGGCCGGCGCGGCGTTCCCGCCGGCGTTCCCAGACTCGCTGGCGTTCCAGAAGGAGCggagtgtgtatctgtctccGAAGCTCAAGCAGCTGCTGCAGACGCAGACTCAGGACGGCCTGAAGGCCCCggactccccacacacacacacacacacgcacacacacacacaccgctcggCCCCGCCCCTCTCCGTCAGTCCCCTGTCGGCCGCTTCCGGAAGGTTCAAGCGCCGGACGAGCTCTCCCCCCACGTCGccgcagcaacacacactctcctccgcTGCTCCCTCCTCCCCCGCTAACGAGCCCACGGgcacctcgcacacacacacacacacacacacacacaccgccgagTCCGTGCCGTCCTTCGTCCTCAAGGTGCCCAAGCTGGAGGGCCAGAGCCGCTCGGCcgcctggggtgtgtgtgtgcgagaggacgcggacggcacacacacacacgcacacacacacgcgcagagaGACTGGCCGTCGGGCCGCGGCGGAGGCAGCTCCTGCAACCAGCAGCCCCTGGACCTGTCCAGCACCGTGTGTCGCCGTAGCAACAGCGCGGGAGGCGTGGCTAAACCCGCGGCGGGGGGGTCGGGAGCGGGAGGGGAGGCCGTGCTGGACCTGAGCGTGAGCCGCAAGAGCTCCGCTACTGTCGCCGCGGAGACGGACGCCCGTGGCAACAACCCGGCGtcgtcgtcacacacacacacacacggcgctcCGGCGGGCCGCAAGAAGAAGCCGAACGGCAGCATGCTGCAGCAGGTGCTGATGAGCGAGTACGCCACCCTGCCACCGGGGGGAGCCGACGAGCTGCacgacaacgacaacgacaacgacgTCACTTCCTCCCCGCTCAGCACCGTCCCAGATGCCGACGCTGATGTCACTTCCTCCCCTGCCAGCCCCGGCTCTGCCTCCGAGCGTCTCCCTGGCGACCACTCCTCGCCGCCATCGTTGACCCCGGTGACCCTTAACCCCTCGACCCCCGGCTCCCCCCGCCTGgcgtcccccacccccccaccccccctcctgccctctgccccctccccacccccccacccctcctcctgctcctcctcctcctaccccGTGCTCTCCCCGCAGCCCTGCGAGCTCACGCCagacccgcacacacaccctgcggacacacacacacacacacacacacactcctccggtGTGGACACACACGCCAGATCCGACTCGCCGCCGCGCCACGATCCGGTGCCCCCTGCTtttgacgacgacgacgacgacgatgcGGAACCCAGCGATGCGGAACCCAGCGATGCGGAACCCAGCGATGCGGAACCCAGCGATGCGGCGCCGCACGACTCCGGGCTGTCCTCCAGCTCCCTGGGCCACTCGGACTCGCCGTCCCCGCGCAGCCACAGCGGTTCCGTAGAGGAACCCGCGCCGCAGAACCCAGAGCCAGAACCTCGCTCCCCCTGCAAGCCGCTCCCCGCGGGCAGCCCGGCCAGAGctgcccccaaacacacacacacacacacgcgcgccgtCACACACCTGGCGCTGAAGGAGGAGCCTGACGGTGACGACGCCCCCGGGGAGGTTGCCGTGGcgatgagggaggaggaggcggacgGCGACGTCGACGGCGACGCGTTCGCTAAGAGCTTCGTGTGCAACGTGTGTGAGCAGCCGTTCCGCTCCATGGCCGAGCTGAGTCGCCACATCGTGGCGCACGCGCCCGATTGGCCGCTGAAGTGCGAGTTCTGCGTGCAGCTGTTCGGCGCGGCGGAGGCCCTGCGTGAGCACCGGTCCGCGCTGCACGGCGTGGGACGCATCTACGTGTGTTCCGTCTGCCGCAAGGAGTTCGCCTTCTCCTGCAACCTGCTGCAGCACCAGCGCGACCTGCACCccgacacacactgcacacacaccgtGCTGCAGAGTGGCAAGCTGCGCCCGCACAACTACACCGACCCCGCGCACGCCGCCGCCGTCGCCCTCGACCCCGTCATCATCGCCACGGAGACCACCCCGGAGCCCCTCCCCCCAGACACCGCCAAGCGCCACGCCGAGcccaagaaggaggaggaggaggaggaggaggcgcatcAGCAGCTgacggaggagggagaggaggaagaggaggaggaggagggggaggaggagggggtgcgcGAGGACTCTACGGAGGAGCTGTACACCACCATCAAGATCATGGCGTCGGAGGCGGGAAAGCCGCGGGGGCCGGACGTGCGGCTGGGCCTCAACCAGCACTACCCGAGCTTCAAGCCGCCGCCCTTCCCCTACCACAGCCGCTCGCCGGCCGGctccgcctccgccgccgcctcctccgtCGCCTCGGCGACCAACTTCACCACCCACAACATCCCGCAGACCTTCAGCACGGCCATCCGCTGCACCAAGTGCGGCCAGAGCTTCTCCAACATGCCGGAGCTGCACCAGCACATCCTGTTGTGCGCCAGCGCCAGCGACAAGCGCCGCTACACGCCCAAGAAGAACCCCATCCCCCTGCGCCAGACCGTGCGCCCGCTccctagcaacaacaacaacaacaacggccTCGCCCTtaacgccaccgccgccgccgccgccacggcAACCGCCGCGTTCCGCAGGATGGGGCAGCCCAAGCGGCTGAGCTTCGGCCCAGATCCGGCGCCCGGAGCCTCCCGCATGAGCGCGCTCAGTAGGAAGaggcagcagctgctgcagaaGGCCATCTCCCAGAAGCACCGCgccgcctcttcctcctcctcctcctcctcctcctcctcctcctcctcggccaatAAGAGAGCGGCCGCGCAGCCaataaaggaggaggaggaggagcaggcggGGTTGGCGTTGAGCGCAGCGGAGGTGCACGTGTGTCCGCACTGTAGTCGAGAGTTCACGTACCCCGCCAGCCTGTCCAAGCACATCTCCGTCAGCTGCCCCATGAGGCCGGCGCCCAAGCGGGGCAGGAAGTCGTCATCAGCATCAGCGGCGGCgacgtcgtcatcatcatcagcggCCGGCGCGGAGCCCCTCGGCCCGCCGGACAAGAGCATGAGCCTGCGGCGGCGGCCGCTGGACGAGGCCAGGCAGGAGGCGGAGCCGAGGCCTCTGGGAAAGACGCGCGCACGCAGCTCCGAGCTCGCCGAGACCGACGCCAACCTGCCGCCCCGGGGGAAGGCgggcaccaccgccaccgccgccaccgccgccaccacgcGTGGCAAGCGCCCGGCCACCCAGCCCctcgctgctgctgttgccccCGGTAACAAGAAGGGCAGGAAGAGCCTCCAGGCCACACCCCCCAACCAAGGCCCCGCCCCCCCAGTGCCAGCTGTGGACGCCGCGGAGCGGCCGGCTGCCAAGGGGCCGAAGGCGGGCAAGGAGGGCAAGGAGGGCAAGAGGGAGGAGCGGGCGCTGCGCCCccgagagagggtgggggggcccGTCACACGCAGCCTGCAGGCCACGGCCCCCCCAGGAGACGCCAAGACGGACGAGCCCCCCAGCCAATCAGACACCAGGGAACCCCAG
- the prdm2b gene encoding PR domain zinc finger protein 2 isoform X2, whose product MRLNEEESPSLSSGMVKETPLGAMATVHPSQHPPAGVDDSEHPPSETPPPSEEHPPQQEERAKEEEPEEEEEEPEEEPEEEEEEQPAAPLQSPERPVEGSTSPDPQGPCTAGRETPESPAGVPSEGVASARSAEQELAPDAEAEPEGDLEDLDLQGGDLQGESHPCQHCERRFSTKQGLERHTHIHSMSSSGHTEALLSFCCRYCGKSFGSQVGRRRHERRHENTGRKRPGSLAGTATLLGNSSGSSSHGGNHLVAMTTTQNGAHDGHRREPLLSTAGGGVGESERPVVVEENGEAKELHACKYCSKAFGTHTNMRRHQRRIHERHLLAKGVRRKGLLLPDATHATQPGVAKQQQQEGGSLSNSSPPPVYVASMDSEDEAERDDGMADISSNISENLSLYIDGKIVSTVTGGGGGCEVIEVNAGSSAAAALFGLDAVIISPEQISQALSKQAARTHTHTHAHAHAHMHTHTVGKRRTSTPPMLPCVKVESDSAASSSSSSSSSSSLLVAGAAFPPAFPDSLAFQKERSVYLSPKLKQLLQTQTQDGLKAPDSPHTHTHTHTHTHRSAPPLSVSPLSAASGRFKRRTSSPPTSPQQHTLSSAAPSSPANEPTGTSHTHTHTHTHTAESVPSFVLKVPKLEGQSRSAAWGVCVREDADGTHTHAHTHAQRDWPSGRGGGSSCNQQPLDLSSTVCRRSNSAGGVAKPAAGGSGAGGEAVLDLSVSRKSSATVAAETDARGNNPASSSHTHTHGAPAGRKKKPNGSMLQQVLMSEYATLPPGGADELHDNDNDNDVTSSPLSTVPDADADVTSSPASPGSASERLPGDHSSPPSLTPVTLNPSTPGSPRLASPTPPPPLLPSAPSPPPHPSSCSSSSYPVLSPQPCELTPDPHTHPADTHTHTHTHSSGVDTHARSDSPPRHDPVPPAFDDDDDDDAEPSDAEPSDAEPSDAEPSDAAPHDSGLSSSSLGHSDSPSPRSHSGSVEEPAPQNPEPEPRSPCKPLPAGSPARAAPKHTHTHTRAVTHLALKEEPDGDDAPGEVAVAMREEEADGDVDGDAFAKSFVCNVCEQPFRSMAELSRHIVAHAPDWPLKCEFCVQLFGAAEALREHRSALHGVGRIYVCSVCRKEFAFSCNLLQHQRDLHPDTHCTHTVLQSGKLRPHNYTDPAHAAAVALDPVIIATETTPEPLPPDTAKRHAEPKKEEEEEEEAHQQLTEEGEEEEEEEEGEEEGVREDSTEELYTTIKIMASEAGKPRGPDVRLGLNQHYPSFKPPPFPYHSRSPAGSASAAASSVASATNFTTHNIPQTFSTAIRCTKCGQSFSNMPELHQHILLCASASDKRRYTPKKNPIPLRQTVRPLPSNNNNNNGLALNATAAAAATATAAFRRMGQPKRLSFGPDPAPGASRMSALSRKRQQLLQKAISQKHRAASSSSSSSSSSSSSSANKRAAAQPIKEEEEEQAGLALSAAEVHVCPHCSREFTYPASLSKHISVSCPMRPAPKRGRKSSSASAAATSSSSSAAGAEPLGPPDKSMSLRRRPLDEARQEAEPRPLGKTRARSSELAETDANLPPRGKAGTTATAATAATTRGKRPATQPLAAAVAPGNKKGRKSLQATPPNQGPAPPVPAVDAAERPAAKGPKAGKEGKEGKREERALRPRERVGGPVTRSLQATAPPGDAKTDEPPSQSDTREPQEAAAKLSR is encoded by the exons ATGC ggctCAATGAGGAGGAGAGTCCCTCCTTGTCTTCGGGGATGGTGAAGGAGACTCCTCTGGGCGCCATGGCGACCGTACACCCATCCCAGCATCCCCCCGCCGGAGTAGACGACTCCGAGCACCCCCCCTCCGAAACCCCGCCCCCCTCAGAGGAGCACCCGCcgcagcaggaggagagagcgaaagaggaggagccagaggaggaagaggaggagccagaggaggagccagaggaggaggaagaggagcagccgGCCGCCCCCCTGCAGAGCCCAGAGCGGCCTGTAGAGGGCAGCACCTCTCCTGACCCGCAGGGCCCCTGCACAGCTGGCAGGGAAACCCCAGAGAGCCCCGCGGGGGTCCCGTCTGAGGGCGTGGCTTCTGCCCGGAGCGCGGAGCAGGAGCTGGCGCCCGACGCGGAGGCCGAGCCGGAGGGTGACCTTGAGGACCTTGACCTTCAGGGCGGCGACCTCCAGGGCGAGTCCCACCCGTGCCAGCACTGCGAGCGCCGGTTCTCCACCAAGCAGGGCCtggagcgccacacacacatccacagcatGTCCTCCTCCGGCCACACGGAGGCGCTGTTGTCCTTCTGCTGCCGCTACTGCGGCAAGAGCTTCGGGTCGCAGGTGGGCCGCCGCCGCCACGAGCGTCGCCACGAGAACACCGGCCGCAAACGCCCCGGCTCGCTCGCCGGCACGGCAACGCTGCTCGGCAACAGCAGCGGCTCCTCCTCCCACGGCGGCAACCACCTCGTCGCCATGACGACCACGCAGAACGGCGCACACGACGGCCACCGGAGGGAGCCGCTGCTGTCCACGGCGGGCGGCGGAGTCGGCGAATCGGAGCGTCCGGTTGTGGTGGAGGAGAACGGCGAGGCCAAGGAGCTGCACGCGTGCAAGTACTGCAGCAAGGCGTTCGGCACGCACACCAACATGCGCCGCCACCAGCGCAGGATCCACGAGCGCCACCTGCTGGCCAAAGGGGTGCGGCGGAAAGGCCTGCTGCTGCCCGACGCCACGCACGCCACGCAGCCCGGGGTTGCtaagcaacagcagcaggaggggGGGTCGCTAAGCAACAGCAGCCCCCCGCCCGTCTACGTGGCCAGCATGGACTCGGAGGACGAGGCGGAGAGGGACGACGGCATGGCGGACATCTCCAGCAACATCTCCGAGAACCTCAGCCTCTACATCGACGGCAAGATCGTCTCCACGGTGACggggggcggcggcggctgcgAGGTCATCGAGGTCAACGCGGGCTCCAGCGCGGCCGCCGCGCTCTTCGGCCTGGACGCCGTCATCATCAGCCCCGAGCAGATCAGCCAGGCGCTCAGCAAGCaggccgcacgcacacacacacacacacacgcacacgcgcacgcgcacatgcacacacacacggtgggcAAGCGCAGGACCTCTACGCCGCCGATGCTGCCGTGTGTGAAGGTGGAGTCGGACAGCgccgcctcttcctcctcttcctcctcctcgtcttcctcgctGCTGGTGGCCGGCGCGGCGTTCCCGCCGGCGTTCCCAGACTCGCTGGCGTTCCAGAAGGAGCggagtgtgtatctgtctccGAAGCTCAAGCAGCTGCTGCAGACGCAGACTCAGGACGGCCTGAAGGCCCCggactccccacacacacacacacacacgcacacacacacacaccgctcggCCCCGCCCCTCTCCGTCAGTCCCCTGTCGGCCGCTTCCGGAAGGTTCAAGCGCCGGACGAGCTCTCCCCCCACGTCGccgcagcaacacacactctcctccgcTGCTCCCTCCTCCCCCGCTAACGAGCCCACGGgcacctcgcacacacacacacacacacacacacacaccgccgagTCCGTGCCGTCCTTCGTCCTCAAGGTGCCCAAGCTGGAGGGCCAGAGCCGCTCGGCcgcctggggtgtgtgtgtgcgagaggacgcggacggcacacacacacacgcacacacacacgcgcagagaGACTGGCCGTCGGGCCGCGGCGGAGGCAGCTCCTGCAACCAGCAGCCCCTGGACCTGTCCAGCACCGTGTGTCGCCGTAGCAACAGCGCGGGAGGCGTGGCTAAACCCGCGGCGGGGGGGTCGGGAGCGGGAGGGGAGGCCGTGCTGGACCTGAGCGTGAGCCGCAAGAGCTCCGCTACTGTCGCCGCGGAGACGGACGCCCGTGGCAACAACCCGGCGtcgtcgtcacacacacacacacacggcgctcCGGCGGGCCGCAAGAAGAAGCCGAACGGCAGCATGCTGCAGCAGGTGCTGATGAGCGAGTACGCCACCCTGCCACCGGGGGGAGCCGACGAGCTGCacgacaacgacaacgacaacgacgTCACTTCCTCCCCGCTCAGCACCGTCCCAGATGCCGACGCTGATGTCACTTCCTCCCCTGCCAGCCCCGGCTCTGCCTCCGAGCGTCTCCCTGGCGACCACTCCTCGCCGCCATCGTTGACCCCGGTGACCCTTAACCCCTCGACCCCCGGCTCCCCCCGCCTGgcgtcccccacccccccaccccccctcctgccctctgccccctccccacccccccacccctcctcctgctcctcctcctcctaccccGTGCTCTCCCCGCAGCCCTGCGAGCTCACGCCagacccgcacacacaccctgcggacacacacacacacacacacacacactcctccggtGTGGACACACACGCCAGATCCGACTCGCCGCCGCGCCACGATCCGGTGCCCCCTGCTtttgacgacgacgacgacgacgatgcGGAACCCAGCGATGCGGAACCCAGCGATGCGGAACCCAGCGATGCGGAACCCAGCGATGCGGCGCCGCACGACTCCGGGCTGTCCTCCAGCTCCCTGGGCCACTCGGACTCGCCGTCCCCGCGCAGCCACAGCGGTTCCGTAGAGGAACCCGCGCCGCAGAACCCAGAGCCAGAACCTCGCTCCCCCTGCAAGCCGCTCCCCGCGGGCAGCCCGGCCAGAGctgcccccaaacacacacacacacacacgcgcgccgtCACACACCTGGCGCTGAAGGAGGAGCCTGACGGTGACGACGCCCCCGGGGAGGTTGCCGTGGcgatgagggaggaggaggcggacgGCGACGTCGACGGCGACGCGTTCGCTAAGAGCTTCGTGTGCAACGTGTGTGAGCAGCCGTTCCGCTCCATGGCCGAGCTGAGTCGCCACATCGTGGCGCACGCGCCCGATTGGCCGCTGAAGTGCGAGTTCTGCGTGCAGCTGTTCGGCGCGGCGGAGGCCCTGCGTGAGCACCGGTCCGCGCTGCACGGCGTGGGACGCATCTACGTGTGTTCCGTCTGCCGCAAGGAGTTCGCCTTCTCCTGCAACCTGCTGCAGCACCAGCGCGACCTGCACCccgacacacactgcacacacaccgtGCTGCAGAGTGGCAAGCTGCGCCCGCACAACTACACCGACCCCGCGCACGCCGCCGCCGTCGCCCTCGACCCCGTCATCATCGCCACGGAGACCACCCCGGAGCCCCTCCCCCCAGACACCGCCAAGCGCCACGCCGAGcccaagaaggaggaggaggaggaggaggaggcgcatcAGCAGCTgacggaggagggagaggaggaagaggaggaggaggagggggaggaggagggggtgcgcGAGGACTCTACGGAGGAGCTGTACACCACCATCAAGATCATGGCGTCGGAGGCGGGAAAGCCGCGGGGGCCGGACGTGCGGCTGGGCCTCAACCAGCACTACCCGAGCTTCAAGCCGCCGCCCTTCCCCTACCACAGCCGCTCGCCGGCCGGctccgcctccgccgccgcctcctccgtCGCCTCGGCGACCAACTTCACCACCCACAACATCCCGCAGACCTTCAGCACGGCCATCCGCTGCACCAAGTGCGGCCAGAGCTTCTCCAACATGCCGGAGCTGCACCAGCACATCCTGTTGTGCGCCAGCGCCAGCGACAAGCGCCGCTACACGCCCAAGAAGAACCCCATCCCCCTGCGCCAGACCGTGCGCCCGCTccctagcaacaacaacaacaacaacggccTCGCCCTtaacgccaccgccgccgccgccgccacggcAACCGCCGCGTTCCGCAGGATGGGGCAGCCCAAGCGGCTGAGCTTCGGCCCAGATCCGGCGCCCGGAGCCTCCCGCATGAGCGCGCTCAGTAGGAAGaggcagcagctgctgcagaaGGCCATCTCCCAGAAGCACCGCgccgcctcttcctcctcctcctcctcctcctcctcctcctcctcctcggccaatAAGAGAGCGGCCGCGCAGCCaataaaggaggaggaggaggagcaggcggGGTTGGCGTTGAGCGCAGCGGAGGTGCACGTGTGTCCGCACTGTAGTCGAGAGTTCACGTACCCCGCCAGCCTGTCCAAGCACATCTCCGTCAGCTGCCCCATGAGGCCGGCGCCCAAGCGGGGCAGGAAGTCGTCATCAGCATCAGCGGCGGCgacgtcgtcatcatcatcagcggCCGGCGCGGAGCCCCTCGGCCCGCCGGACAAGAGCATGAGCCTGCGGCGGCGGCCGCTGGACGAGGCCAGGCAGGAGGCGGAGCCGAGGCCTCTGGGAAAGACGCGCGCACGCAGCTCCGAGCTCGCCGAGACCGACGCCAACCTGCCGCCCCGGGGGAAGGCgggcaccaccgccaccgccgccaccgccgccaccacgcGTGGCAAGCGCCCGGCCACCCAGCCCctcgctgctgctgttgccccCGGTAACAAGAAGGGCAGGAAGAGCCTCCAGGCCACACCCCCCAACCAAGGCCCCGCCCCCCCAGTGCCAGCTGTGGACGCCGCGGAGCGGCCGGCTGCCAAGGGGCCGAAGGCGGGCAAGGAGGGCAAGGAGGGCAAGAGGGAGGAGCGGGCGCTGCGCCCccgagagagggtgggggggcccGTCACACGCAGCCTGCAGGCCACGGCCCCCCCAGGAGACGCCAAGACGGACGAGCCCCCCAGCCAATCAGACACCAGGGAACCCCAG